ATGGCGCCGCGCTGCGCGATTTCGAGCGCAAGATGAGCGCCGAGCCCGATGTGCTGGCGTGTTACGAGATTTCCGGCGAGGCGGATTTCCTGCTGTCGGTCAATGCCGCCTCGATGGAGGCTTACCACGCCTTCACGCGGCGCGTGTTCATTGCCGACAACAACGTGCGCGGCTTCAAGAGCAACTTCGTCATGCACTGCGCGAAGTACGAGACCAAGATCCCCATCGCCGAGCCCGAGGCCGGCTGAGATGCGGGATGCGGGATCAGGCCGCCGCCCGGGGCAGGGCGGGGCTCAGAGTGCGGCGGCGCTCGGGCGGATCACGTCGATCAGCAGTACGCGCTGGCCTTCGCGTTCGCCGTCGTTGCGCGCGGCCATGTTGCGCGGCGCCTCGCGCGGGGCAGCCAGCGGCGCCGGATCTTCCGTGCTCATGCCGAACACCGACAGCCTGGAGGCGGCGATGCGCTGCAGGGTGCCGCGCACGCCAGGCACATCGAGGTCATCCGGGTCGAAGCCCGTGGTGGCGGTCCAGTCGTCGCGCGCGATGTCCTGCAGGCCGTTGGCCATCTCGAACGGCAGGGACGTGCCGAATCCCTTCTGCAGCGAATGCGTGCCGAGCAGGTATTCCGCTGTCAGGAAACCGCGCAGGCGCGTCCAGAAGGCCATCGGTGCGATGTTGCCGCTCTTGAGCGCGTGGCCGGGCGCCACCTCCCAGCTATGGTCGAGCAGCTTGCCGATCAGGCGGCCCCAGGTCGGCACATCGGTGCCTGCCGAGCAGTCTTCGCCCGGTCCCTCCGGGCGGGCGAGCTGGCGCAGCAAGCCGGTGAACGAACCGCTGGCGGGGCGCGCGCCCCCGGCCTGCGGACCGGCCGGCCAGCGCCACTGCAGCGGCGACGGCGGCCGGATGCCCGGCCACTGCGCATACGCCGTCAGGCCGCTGCACGGCGTCAGGTAGCGCCACTGCCGCTGGTCGCGGCCGATGCGGCGCAGCGGTTCCAGCTCGGCCGATAGATCGAACCGGCCCAGGAATGCCGCATTGCGTGTCTTGATGGGGGAACGGGCGTAGACGTTGAAGTCGGGCCAGCCCTCGTACAGGCTGATCTGCGGCAGTGCGTGCGATTTGTCGAGCGCATCGTCGGGCTGGTCGATGCGGCGGGCGGTCAGGAAGAGGGCGCGGCAGTCCA
The sequence above is drawn from the Ralstonia solanacearum K60 genome and encodes:
- a CDS encoding Lrp/AsnC family transcriptional regulator, whose protein sequence is MQLDRRDIQLLNLLQDDATLPLRTLAEHVHMSVATCQRRIAQMRAEGILLRQVALVDRVRVGRPLTVFVWVELDRQHGAALRDFERKMSAEPDVLACYEISGEADFLLSVNAASMEAYHAFTRRVFIADNNVRGFKSNFVMHCAKYETKIPIAEPEAG